From Pseudovibrio sp. Tun.PSC04-5.I4, a single genomic window includes:
- the nuoG gene encoding NADH-quinone oxidoreductase subunit NuoG: MTKIVVDGKEIEVPADYTVMQACEEAGAEIPRFCYHDRLSVAGNCRMCLVEVKGGPPKPVASCAMGVRDLRPGPEGQPPQVFTKSPMVKKAREGVMEFLLINHPLDCPICDQGGECDLQDQAMAYGVDSSRYAENKRAVENKDIGPLVKTIMTRCIHCTRCVRFTTEVAGVAELGLIGRGEDAEITTYLEEALSSELQGNVIDLCPVGALTSRPYEFNARPWELVKTESVDVMDALGSAIRVDTRGREVMRIMPRLNEAVNEEWISDKTRFIWDGLKTQRLDRPYVKQNGTLAPASWSDALNAVASKVKAAGGSKTAAIAGDLASVEDLFAMKALMSSLGSANMDCRQDGAQLDPSLGRTTYLFNTSVEGIEDADAILLVGANPRIEAPVLNARIRKTWRQGALKVGVIGQPVDLTFDSEYLGAGPDTLADIASGKHAFAQVLKNAKKPMIIVGEGAIARDDGAAVLSAAAKLAESVGAVSEEWNGFNVLHTAASRVGGLDLGFVPGEGGLNTGGIQDAAAKGDVEVVFLLGADELDMSSFGDAFVVYIGTHGDRGAHRADVILPAAAYTEKPGTYVNLEGRVQLAARAAFPPGDAREDWAIIRALSGAFGQPLAFNSFAQLRSALFKAVPHMANAGCIAKGVASDVSKLSAVGGNMSGAGFAQAFSDFYLTNPIARASAVMAECSALATQRRAEAAE; this comes from the coding sequence ATGACCAAGATTGTCGTCGACGGCAAAGAAATTGAAGTTCCTGCGGATTATACCGTTATGCAGGCCTGTGAAGAGGCCGGCGCGGAAATTCCACGGTTCTGTTATCATGACCGGCTCTCTGTAGCTGGTAACTGCCGCATGTGCCTTGTGGAAGTAAAGGGCGGACCGCCTAAGCCGGTTGCCTCTTGTGCAATGGGCGTGCGCGATCTACGTCCCGGTCCGGAAGGGCAGCCACCACAGGTCTTTACGAAATCTCCTATGGTGAAAAAAGCGCGTGAAGGTGTGATGGAGTTTCTCCTGATCAACCACCCGCTCGATTGCCCTATCTGTGACCAAGGCGGTGAGTGTGATCTTCAGGATCAGGCCATGGCTTATGGTGTAGATAGTTCCCGTTATGCTGAAAACAAGCGTGCGGTTGAGAATAAAGACATTGGCCCGCTCGTTAAAACGATCATGACACGCTGCATTCACTGCACCCGTTGTGTTCGCTTTACCACTGAGGTTGCCGGTGTTGCTGAGCTGGGGCTGATTGGCCGCGGTGAAGATGCTGAAATCACCACATACCTTGAAGAAGCGCTTTCCTCCGAGCTGCAGGGCAACGTGATTGACCTGTGTCCCGTTGGTGCTTTGACTTCCCGCCCTTACGAGTTCAACGCTCGTCCATGGGAATTGGTGAAGACAGAAAGCGTCGACGTGATGGATGCTCTTGGCTCCGCTATCCGTGTTGATACACGCGGCAGGGAAGTCATGCGCATTATGCCTCGTTTGAACGAGGCGGTGAACGAGGAATGGATTTCCGATAAAACCCGTTTCATCTGGGATGGTTTGAAGACACAGCGTCTGGATCGCCCCTATGTGAAGCAGAACGGAACACTTGCTCCTGCAAGCTGGTCTGACGCGCTGAACGCGGTTGCGTCAAAGGTCAAAGCTGCTGGCGGTTCCAAAACTGCCGCGATTGCTGGTGACCTTGCTTCTGTTGAAGATCTATTTGCCATGAAGGCTCTGATGAGCTCTTTGGGCAGTGCAAATATGGATTGTCGTCAGGATGGTGCTCAGCTTGACCCATCTCTTGGCCGGACAACTTATTTGTTCAATACTTCCGTGGAAGGCATTGAAGATGCTGACGCGATTCTGCTTGTGGGCGCAAATCCACGTATAGAAGCGCCAGTGCTTAATGCTCGTATCCGCAAGACATGGCGTCAGGGCGCTCTCAAAGTTGGCGTGATTGGCCAGCCGGTAGACCTGACCTTTGACAGTGAATACCTCGGTGCAGGCCCTGATACACTTGCTGACATTGCTTCTGGCAAACACGCATTTGCACAGGTGCTGAAAAACGCGAAAAAGCCGATGATCATCGTTGGTGAAGGCGCGATTGCACGCGATGACGGTGCTGCTGTTCTTTCTGCTGCTGCAAAGCTGGCAGAAAGCGTTGGTGCAGTCAGCGAAGAGTGGAACGGCTTTAACGTTCTGCACACCGCTGCAAGCCGTGTTGGTGGTCTTGATCTCGGGTTTGTTCCGGGTGAGGGCGGTCTGAATACCGGCGGTATTCAGGATGCAGCTGCCAAGGGTGATGTTGAAGTTGTGTTCTTGCTTGGTGCAGATGAACTGGACATGTCTTCCTTCGGGGATGCGTTCGTCGTTTACATCGGTACGCACGGTGATCGCGGTGCACACCGCGCTGACGTAATTCTCCCGGCTGCGGCCTACACCGAAAAACCAGGGACTTATGTGAACCTGGAAGGTCGTGTGCAGCTTGCTGCTCGGGCCGCATTCCCTCCGGGTGATGCGCGCGAAGACTGGGCGATTATTCGTGCACTTTCTGGTGCATTTGGTCAGCCTCTGGCGTTTAACAGTTTTGCGCAATTGCGCAGCGCTCTTTTCAAGGCAGTGCCTCATATGGCCAATGCCGGTTGCATCGCTAAAGGCGTGGCTTCGGATGTTTCCAAGCTTTCCGCTGTTGGTGGCAACATGAGTGGTGCTGGCTTTGCACAGGCATTCAGTGATTTTTATCTAACCAACCCGATTGCCCGAGCTTCAGCGGTGATGGCCGAGTGTTCTGCACTTGCCACGCAACGCAGAGCTGAGGCGGCGGAATAG
- the nuoF gene encoding NADH-quinone oxidoreductase subunit NuoF: MLNDSDRIFTNIYGIHDWGLEGARQRGSWSETKEIIGKGRDWIINEMKASGLRGRGGAGFPTGLKWSFMPKESDGRPSYLVVNADESEPGTCKDREIMRHDPHHLVEGCVLAGFAMGAIAAYIYVRGEFIRERERLQAAIDQAYDAGLIGKNNKNGYDFDIYVHHGAGAYICGEETALLESLEGKKGQPRLKPPFPANMGLYGCPTTVNNVESIACTPSILKRGGAWFSSIGRENNAGTKLFCISGHVERPCTVEEAMGIPFKDLIERHCGGIRGGWDNLLAVIPGGSSVPCVKGETIRDAKMDFDGLRDVGSSLGTAAVIVMDKSTDIIKAIARLSYFYKHESCGQCTPCREGTGWMWRVMERMVKGESSYEEIDMLFKVTKQVEGHTICALGDAAAWPIQGLIKNFRPVIEDRIDQFVATKRTATDKIAAE; encoded by the coding sequence ATGCTGAACGATTCTGATCGTATCTTCACCAACATTTACGGCATCCATGACTGGGGTCTTGAAGGCGCGCGTCAACGCGGCTCATGGTCCGAGACCAAAGAGATTATCGGCAAAGGTCGTGACTGGATCATCAACGAAATGAAGGCTTCTGGTCTTCGTGGTCGTGGTGGTGCAGGCTTCCCAACTGGTTTGAAGTGGTCCTTCATGCCGAAGGAAAGCGATGGCCGTCCGTCTTACCTTGTGGTCAATGCAGATGAGTCCGAGCCGGGCACCTGTAAAGATCGTGAAATCATGCGCCATGATCCCCACCATCTGGTTGAGGGCTGTGTGCTTGCTGGTTTTGCTATGGGCGCGATTGCTGCTTACATTTATGTACGCGGTGAATTTATTCGCGAACGTGAGCGTCTGCAGGCTGCGATTGATCAAGCCTATGATGCTGGTCTGATCGGTAAGAACAACAAGAACGGTTACGACTTTGATATTTACGTTCATCACGGTGCAGGTGCTTATATCTGCGGTGAAGAGACTGCTCTGCTTGAGAGTCTTGAAGGTAAAAAAGGTCAACCGCGTCTGAAACCTCCGTTCCCTGCGAACATGGGTCTTTACGGTTGCCCAACCACCGTGAATAACGTTGAATCGATTGCCTGCACGCCATCTATTTTGAAGCGCGGCGGGGCGTGGTTCTCTTCTATTGGCCGTGAAAACAATGCAGGTACAAAGCTGTTTTGTATTTCCGGACATGTGGAACGTCCTTGTACCGTTGAAGAAGCGATGGGTATTCCCTTCAAGGATCTGATTGAACGGCACTGTGGTGGTATCCGCGGTGGCTGGGACAATCTGCTGGCTGTTATTCCGGGTGGTTCCTCCGTTCCTTGCGTGAAGGGCGAAACTATCCGCGATGCCAAGATGGACTTTGACGGTCTGCGTGACGTTGGTTCCTCATTGGGGACCGCTGCCGTGATCGTTATGGATAAATCAACGGACATCATCAAAGCGATTGCTCGCCTGTCTTACTTTTACAAACACGAAAGCTGCGGACAATGTACGCCGTGCCGTGAAGGTACGGGCTGGATGTGGCGCGTGATGGAGCGGATGGTTAAGGGCGAAAGCTCTTATGAAGAGATCGACATGCTGTTCAAAGTTACCAAGCAGGTGGAAGGTCATACGATCTGTGCCCTTGGTGATGCGGCTGCATGGCCTATTCAGGGTTTGATCAAGAATTTCCGTCCCGTGATTGAAGACCGGATCGACCAGTTCGTTGCGACGAAGCGAACTGCGACCGACAAGATTGCGGCGGAGTAA
- the nuoE gene encoding NADH-quinone oxidoreductase subunit NuoE yields MSVRRLHHEQPESFEFTPENLAWAKKVIERYPTGRQASAVVPVLWRVQEQNEGWVSEPAIRVVAALLDMPRIRVLEVATFYTMFQLQPVGKKAHVQVCGTTPCQLRGSEELIKVCKSKIAETPHTLSEDGNFSWEEVECLGACVNAPMVQVFKDFYEDLDVEKFERLLDDIAGGKPVMPGPQGVDRIFSAPEGGPTTLKDLEDTTKGAPQEVHVVDGSHKASFNFAGAALNIGGTGYTGVPHPAEDAVAKAVEAHRKSVEAKAAASEKGEG; encoded by the coding sequence ATGTCAGTGCGTCGTCTTCATCACGAACAGCCAGAATCCTTTGAATTCACACCAGAAAATCTGGCGTGGGCAAAGAAGGTAATTGAACGCTACCCAACGGGACGTCAGGCTTCTGCCGTTGTTCCGGTTTTGTGGCGTGTACAGGAACAGAATGAGGGCTGGGTCAGTGAGCCTGCAATCCGTGTGGTTGCTGCGCTTTTGGACATGCCTCGTATTCGCGTCCTGGAAGTGGCAACGTTTTACACCATGTTCCAGCTCCAGCCGGTCGGCAAAAAAGCGCACGTTCAAGTGTGTGGCACGACGCCTTGCCAGCTGCGCGGTTCTGAAGAGTTGATCAAGGTGTGTAAGAGCAAGATTGCTGAGACACCTCACACTCTTTCTGAGGACGGAAATTTCTCATGGGAAGAAGTTGAGTGTTTAGGTGCCTGCGTGAACGCGCCAATGGTTCAAGTCTTTAAAGACTTCTATGAGGATCTTGATGTTGAGAAGTTCGAGAGACTTCTTGATGATATCGCCGGTGGTAAGCCTGTGATGCCGGGTCCTCAGGGTGTCGATCGTATTTTCTCAGCGCCGGAAGGTGGTCCAACCACTTTGAAGGATCTGGAAGACACCACAAAGGGCGCTCCTCAGGAAGTTCATGTGGTTGATGGATCTCACAAGGCCTCTTTCAACTTTGCTGGTGCTGCGCTGAATATCGGCGGCACGGGTTATACCGGTGTGCCTCATCCGGCTGAAGATGCTGTTGCGAAGGCTGTTGAGGCACATCGCAAGTCTGTTGAAGCCAAGGCTGCTGCCAGTGAAAAAGGTGAGGGCTAA
- a CDS encoding NADH-quinone oxidoreductase subunit A — protein sequence MEDLLREYIPIVVFIGVALIIGLALLIAPFIVAFKNPDSEKLSAYECGFNPFDDARMKFDIRFYLVSILFIIFDLEVAFLFPWAVAYGGLGWFGFISMMIFLGVLTIGFVYEWKKGALEWD from the coding sequence ATGGAAGACCTCCTCAGGGAGTACATCCCGATTGTCGTCTTTATCGGTGTTGCCCTCATTATTGGCCTCGCGCTTCTGATCGCCCCGTTCATTGTTGCTTTTAAGAATCCAGATTCTGAAAAGCTCTCTGCTTACGAGTGTGGCTTTAACCCCTTTGATGATGCACGTATGAAATTCGACATCCGGTTTTATCTGGTATCGATCCTGTTTATCATCTTCGATCTTGAAGTCGCCTTCCTCTTCCCATGGGCTGTTGCCTATGGTGGGCTCGGCTGGTTCGGCTTTATCTCCATGATGATCTTCTTGGGCGTCCTCACAATCGGGTTTGTCTACGAATGGAAGAAGGGAGCGCTGGAATGGGATTGA
- a CDS encoding NADH-quinone oxidoreductase subunit B, translated as MGLISDGSKPLTSQVPKGILDPATGRPIGETDPFFMNVNSELSDKGFLVTSSESLVQWARTGSLMWMTFGLACCAVEMMQMSMPRYDVERFGFAPRGSPRQSDVMIVAGTLTNKMAPALRKVYDQMPEPRYVISMGSCANGGGYYHYSYSVVRGCDRVVPVDIYVPGCPPTAEALLYGVLLLQKKIRRTGTIER; from the coding sequence ATGGGATTGATCTCTGACGGCTCCAAGCCTCTTACCTCACAAGTACCAAAAGGGATCCTTGATCCTGCGACTGGTCGTCCGATTGGCGAGACTGATCCATTCTTTATGAATGTGAACAGCGAGCTTTCGGATAAGGGTTTTCTGGTTACGTCCAGTGAAAGCCTTGTCCAGTGGGCACGGACCGGTTCTCTTATGTGGATGACGTTTGGTCTCGCCTGTTGTGCGGTCGAGATGATGCAGATGTCCATGCCGCGTTATGATGTGGAACGCTTCGGCTTTGCACCGCGCGGCTCCCCGCGTCAGTCTGATGTGATGATTGTTGCTGGGACTTTGACCAACAAAATGGCGCCTGCGCTTCGTAAAGTTTACGACCAGATGCCAGAGCCTCGCTATGTGATCTCCATGGGGTCTTGCGCAAATGGTGGTGGTTACTACCACTATTCCTATTCTGTTGTGCGTGGCTGTGACCGGGTTGTTCCGGTTGATATTTATGTGCCGGGTTGTCCTCCAACTGCGGAAGCGCTGCTTTACGGTGTGCTGCTCTTGCAAAAGAAGATCCGTCGCACAGGTACGATCGAGAGATAA
- a CDS encoding pentapeptide repeat-containing protein yields the protein MKISAEKKRLDVSESDLSGSVFDNCNLSGCSFNNVNLSGARITDVNFSGWSILDANLSGWSVEKVNLSGLILKNANMAGAQLNSCRLDGMTIDGIEVTELLEAYRAKEAKGEDANA from the coding sequence ATGAAGATCAGCGCTGAGAAAAAACGTCTGGACGTGAGTGAGAGTGATCTTTCCGGTTCTGTGTTTGATAACTGCAATCTTTCCGGTTGCTCTTTCAATAACGTGAACTTGTCTGGTGCGCGCATTACAGATGTGAACTTTTCAGGCTGGTCCATCTTGGATGCAAACCTTTCTGGTTGGTCAGTCGAGAAGGTCAATCTTTCTGGGCTGATCCTGAAAAATGCCAATATGGCTGGCGCTCAGCTGAACAGCTGCCGGCTTGATGGCATGACCATTGATGGAATTGAAGTTACTGAGCTTCTTGAGGCTTATCGGGCTAAAGAAGCAAAGGGTGAGGACGCCAACGCATGA
- a CDS encoding NADH-quinone oxidoreductase subunit C — MDEMLGELGEFIELTLGDKIKSRSVAFGDLTLNVSGEQIISVLRFLRDDARCGFIALVDICGVDYPAREKRFDVVYHLLSPVQNLRIRVKVQTDETTPVPSVISIFRGAEWFEREAYDMYGILFTGNPDLRRLLTDYGFDGHPLRKDFPLTGYVEVRYDDTKKRVVYEPVQLTQEFRSFDFLSPWEGTDYVLPGDEKASN, encoded by the coding sequence ATGGACGAGATGCTTGGCGAACTCGGTGAATTTATCGAGCTAACGCTTGGAGACAAGATTAAGAGTCGGTCGGTTGCCTTTGGCGATCTCACTCTTAATGTGTCCGGTGAACAGATTATCAGTGTCCTCCGTTTCCTGCGCGATGACGCGCGGTGCGGTTTTATAGCACTGGTTGATATTTGCGGTGTGGACTACCCAGCTCGGGAAAAACGTTTCGACGTTGTGTACCACCTGCTGTCTCCCGTACAGAACCTGCGCATCCGCGTGAAGGTTCAGACAGATGAAACAACTCCCGTTCCATCTGTCATTTCCATCTTTAGGGGTGCTGAATGGTTTGAGCGCGAAGCCTACGACATGTACGGCATCTTGTTCACCGGTAACCCAGATTTGCGGCGCTTGCTGACCGATTATGGTTTTGACGGCCACCCGCTTCGCAAGGACTTTCCTTTGACTGGCTATGTTGAGGTTCGCTACGACGACACGAAAAAACGTGTTGTTTATGAGCCGGTTCAGCTCACACAGGAATTCCGTAGTTTTGATTTCCTCTCACCTTGGGAAGGGACTGACTATGTTCTTCCTGGTGATGAAAAAGCATCGAACTGA
- a CDS encoding NADH-quinone oxidoreductase subunit J, which produces MVLQALFFYLFAALAVASAFMVVASRNPVHSVLFLILCFFNAAGLFVLIGAEYLAMLLVVVYVGAVMVLFLFVVMMLDVDFAEMRQGFLQYLPIGALIGLILLAELLMVVSGWVIAPGMLGEGAAPTPPVEQTQNIAAIGELLYTRYIYWFQVSGLVLLVAMIGAIVLTLRHKPGVRRQNISEQVARRPETAIEVVKVESGKGL; this is translated from the coding sequence ATGGTTCTGCAGGCCCTGTTTTTCTATCTGTTTGCCGCACTTGCGGTGGCCTCTGCCTTCATGGTGGTTGCATCACGCAATCCGGTTCACTCAGTGCTGTTCCTCATCCTGTGCTTCTTTAATGCAGCCGGGTTGTTTGTACTGATAGGTGCGGAGTATCTGGCGATGCTTCTGGTTGTTGTCTACGTGGGAGCCGTCATGGTGCTGTTCCTGTTCGTGGTCATGATGCTGGATGTTGATTTCGCCGAGATGCGCCAAGGCTTTTTGCAGTATTTGCCAATCGGTGCGCTGATTGGTTTGATTCTGCTGGCCGAGCTTCTGATGGTTGTCAGTGGCTGGGTTATTGCTCCAGGAATGCTGGGCGAGGGGGCTGCTCCAACTCCTCCCGTTGAGCAAACACAGAATATCGCCGCTATCGGTGAGTTGCTTTACACCCGCTACATCTACTGGTTCCAAGTTTCTGGTCTGGTGCTGCTGGTTGCAATGATCGGTGCGATTGTATTGACACTTCGTCACAAGCCGGGCGTTCGCCGTCAGAATATTTCTGAGCAGGTTGCCCGTCGTCCTGAGACCGCTATTGAAGTGGTCAAAGTTGAAAGTGGCAAAGGACTATAA
- the nuoH gene encoding NADH-quinone oxidoreductase subunit NuoH has protein sequence MDFFWDYGWPLIVMLFQSLLLMVVLLLIVAYILYADRKIWAAVQIRRGPNVVGPWGLLQSFADLLKFVLKEPVIPSGSDKFLFLFAPLVTVVLALAAWVVIPVADGWAIANINVGILYVFAISSLGVYGVIIAGWASNSKYPFLSALRAAAQMVSYEVSIGFVIVTVLLCVGSLNLTEIVYAQQARGLAHALGVPWLTFLNWFWLPLFPMFVVFFVSALAETNRPPFDLAEAESELVAGFMVEYGSTPYMMFMLGEYVAIALMCSLMTILFMGGWLPPVDLVPFTWVPGVIWFLLKSLLVFFFISMAKAMVPRYRYDQLMRLGWKVFLPLSLAMVFIVAFVLMFMGWTPPVGGFGA, from the coding sequence ATGGATTTTTTCTGGGATTATGGTTGGCCGCTGATCGTCATGCTCTTCCAGAGCTTGTTGTTGATGGTCGTGCTGCTGCTGATCGTTGCTTATATTCTTTATGCAGATCGTAAGATCTGGGCTGCTGTTCAGATCCGTCGTGGTCCAAACGTGGTTGGCCCCTGGGGCTTGCTGCAGAGTTTTGCTGATCTTTTGAAATTCGTTTTGAAAGAGCCAGTGATCCCGTCTGGATCGGATAAGTTTCTATTTTTGTTTGCACCGCTGGTGACAGTGGTTCTTGCCCTTGCTGCATGGGTGGTTATCCCGGTTGCTGATGGTTGGGCGATTGCAAACATTAACGTTGGTATTTTGTACGTGTTCGCGATCAGCTCCCTTGGAGTTTATGGCGTAATCATTGCAGGTTGGGCATCCAACTCCAAATACCCGTTCTTGTCAGCGCTTCGTGCTGCGGCGCAGATGGTTTCCTATGAGGTTTCTATCGGCTTTGTTATTGTGACCGTTCTGCTCTGTGTCGGGTCGTTGAACCTGACCGAGATCGTGTACGCACAGCAAGCACGCGGTTTGGCTCATGCACTTGGTGTGCCGTGGCTCACATTCCTGAACTGGTTTTGGTTGCCGCTTTTCCCAATGTTCGTGGTGTTCTTTGTTTCCGCACTTGCTGAAACAAACCGTCCGCCATTCGATCTTGCGGAAGCAGAATCTGAGCTGGTTGCTGGCTTCATGGTTGAATACGGTTCCACACCCTACATGATGTTCATGCTTGGTGAATACGTCGCTATCGCTTTGATGTGTTCCCTGATGACGATCCTGTTTATGGGTGGTTGGTTGCCTCCGGTTGATCTTGTACCGTTCACCTGGGTTCCTGGTGTTATTTGGTTCTTGTTGAAATCACTGTTGGTGTTCTTCTTCATCTCCATGGCAAAGGCAATGGTCCCTCGCTACCGGTATGACCAGTTGATGCGTTTGGGTTGGAAAGTCTTCCTGCCGCTGTCACTTGCTATGGTGTTTATCGTTGCCTTCGTGCTGATGTTCATGGGCTGGACCCCACCAGTCGGTGGTTTTGGAGCATGA
- a CDS encoding NADH-quinone oxidoreductase subunit D, giving the protein MAEAQVRNFNINFGPQHPAAHGVLRLVLELDGEVVTRVDPHIGLLHRGTEKLIEHKTYLQAVPYFDRLDYVAPMNQEHAYALAVERLLGIEVPRRGSIIRVLYSEIGRLLSHLLNVTTQALDVGALTPPLWGFEPREELMGFYERGCGARMHAAYIRPGGVHQDLPGQLLEDMWNWCDPFLKTLEDIEGLLTDNRIFKQRNVDIGIVDLDDAWAMGFSGVMVRGSGAKWDLRKSQPYECYEEMDFEIAIGKNGDCYDRYLIRMFEMRQSVSIMKQCLELLGKETGPVSSADGKIVPPKRSEMKRSMEALIHHFKLYTEGYKVPAGEIYAAVEAPKGEFGVYLVSDGTNKPYRCKIKAPGFAHLQAMDYLCRGHLLADVAAVMGSIDVVFGEIDR; this is encoded by the coding sequence ATGGCTGAGGCTCAGGTACGAAATTTCAATATTAACTTTGGTCCGCAGCACCCTGCGGCGCATGGTGTGCTTCGTCTGGTTCTTGAACTGGACGGTGAGGTGGTTACGCGTGTTGACCCACACATCGGTTTGTTGCACCGGGGTACTGAGAAGCTGATCGAGCACAAAACCTACTTGCAGGCTGTGCCTTACTTTGATCGGTTGGACTATGTAGCGCCGATGAACCAGGAGCATGCGTATGCTCTTGCTGTTGAGCGACTGCTTGGCATTGAAGTGCCAAGACGCGGCTCTATCATTCGTGTGCTTTACTCCGAAATCGGACGTTTGTTGTCGCATCTATTGAATGTGACCACTCAGGCTTTGGACGTTGGCGCTTTGACCCCTCCGCTGTGGGGCTTTGAGCCACGCGAAGAGCTGATGGGCTTTTATGAGCGCGGCTGTGGTGCACGTATGCACGCGGCTTATATCCGTCCAGGTGGTGTGCATCAGGACCTTCCAGGTCAGTTGCTTGAGGATATGTGGAACTGGTGTGATCCGTTCCTCAAAACCCTCGAGGACATCGAAGGTCTTTTGACTGATAACCGTATTTTCAAGCAACGTAACGTTGATATCGGCATTGTTGATCTTGATGACGCGTGGGCTATGGGCTTTTCCGGTGTGATGGTTCGTGGATCGGGTGCTAAGTGGGATTTGCGCAAGTCGCAGCCTTACGAGTGCTACGAGGAAATGGATTTCGAAATCGCAATCGGCAAGAACGGTGACTGTTATGACCGTTACCTGATCCGTATGTTTGAGATGCGCCAGTCTGTGAGCATCATGAAGCAGTGTCTTGAGTTGTTGGGCAAGGAAACAGGTCCTGTTTCCTCAGCTGACGGCAAGATCGTTCCTCCTAAGCGCAGTGAGATGAAGCGCTCAATGGAAGCTCTGATTCACCATTTTAAGCTTTACACCGAAGGCTACAAAGTTCCTGCGGGCGAGATTTACGCTGCCGTTGAAGCCCCTAAGGGTGAATTCGGTGTCTATCTCGTTTCTGATGGAACAAATAAGCCGTATCGCTGCAAGATTAAAGCCCCAGGCTTTGCGCACTTGCAGGCGATGGATTACCTGTGCCGCGGTCATCTGTTGGCTGACGTTGCCGCCGTTATGGGTTCCATTGATGTCGTATTTGGGGAGATTGACCGTTAA
- the nuoI gene encoding NADH-quinone oxidoreductase subunit NuoI, whose product MGLGQAAKSLLLKEFVSAFFLAMRYFFKPKPTLNYPFEKGAVSPRFRGEHALRRYPNGEERCIACKLCEAICPAQAITIEAGPRRNDGTRRTTRYDLDMTKCIYCGFCQEACPVDAIVEGPNFEFATETREELFYDKDKLLTNGDRWEREIARNIELDAPYR is encoded by the coding sequence ATGGGACTGGGACAGGCCGCAAAGTCGTTGCTGTTGAAGGAGTTCGTATCGGCGTTTTTTCTCGCCATGCGTTACTTCTTCAAGCCAAAGCCGACGCTTAACTATCCCTTTGAAAAGGGTGCTGTAAGTCCGCGTTTTCGCGGGGAACACGCATTGCGCCGGTATCCGAACGGAGAAGAGCGCTGCATTGCTTGTAAGCTGTGTGAAGCGATCTGCCCTGCGCAAGCCATCACGATTGAAGCTGGACCGCGCCGTAATGATGGGACGCGCCGGACTACACGTTACGACCTTGATATGACCAAATGCATCTATTGCGGTTTTTGTCAGGAAGCGTGCCCAGTTGACGCGATCGTTGAAGGCCCGAATTTTGAATTTGCGACCGAAACGCGTGAGGAGTTGTTCTACGATAAGGACAAACTGCTGACGAATGGAGATCGCTGGGAGCGTGAAATCGCTCGCAATATTGAATTGGATGCTCCTTACCGCTGA
- the nuoK gene encoding NADH-quinone oxidoreductase subunit NuoK — translation MEIGIAHYLGVAAILFTIGIFGIFLNRKNVIVILMSIELLLLAVNINLVAFSYFMQDMVGQIFALLVLTVAAAEAAIGLAILVVYFRNRGSIAVEDINMMKG, via the coding sequence ATGGAAATTGGCATTGCGCATTATCTCGGGGTCGCAGCGATCCTATTCACCATTGGGATCTTTGGCATCTTTCTTAACCGAAAGAACGTCATCGTGATCCTGATGTCTATCGAGCTCCTTTTGCTCGCAGTTAATATCAACCTAGTGGCGTTCTCCTACTTCATGCAGGACATGGTTGGTCAGATCTTTGCGCTCCTGGTGCTAACCGTTGCAGCTGCAGAGGCGGCCATTGGCCTTGCTATCTTGGTTGTTTACTTCCGTAACCGCGGCTCTATTGCCGTGGAAGACATCAATATGATGAAAGGCTGA